A window from Streptomyces sp. NBC_00299 encodes these proteins:
- a CDS encoding FadR/GntR family transcriptional regulator, with protein sequence MFSKVSGPVRLADQVAAILAEEIESGRLAEGDKLPTEVELVKQLGVSRTVVREAVSRLRNAGLVEPRQGRGVFILPRRTRPLDLEAEAADTKSKVLQIVEVRRAMEGEAASLAATRATADDLSRMRAALDAIDAAVAAGGDGVEEDLAFHRSIAESTGNAVMVSTMRYLGEVMRSGIRVTRANEARRGDFIEEVRKEHHAIFAAIGTGDPDAARAAALTHMKHAASRLQDADERFWTETEDLAVDLDAAR encoded by the coding sequence ATGTTTTCCAAGGTGAGCGGTCCCGTCCGGCTCGCGGATCAGGTCGCCGCGATCCTCGCGGAGGAAATCGAGTCCGGACGGCTGGCCGAGGGCGACAAGCTGCCGACGGAAGTCGAGCTGGTCAAGCAGCTCGGCGTCAGCCGTACGGTGGTGCGCGAGGCCGTGTCCCGGCTCCGCAACGCGGGCCTGGTCGAGCCGCGCCAGGGCCGCGGCGTGTTCATCCTGCCGCGCCGCACCAGGCCGCTCGACCTGGAGGCCGAGGCCGCCGACACCAAGTCCAAGGTCCTGCAGATCGTGGAAGTGCGGCGCGCGATGGAAGGCGAGGCCGCGTCCCTCGCGGCCACCCGCGCCACGGCCGACGACCTCTCCCGTATGCGGGCGGCCCTGGACGCGATCGACGCTGCGGTCGCGGCCGGCGGTGACGGTGTGGAGGAGGACCTGGCCTTCCACCGATCCATCGCCGAATCGACCGGCAACGCGGTCATGGTCTCGACCATGCGGTACCTGGGCGAGGTCATGCGCAGCGGCATCCGCGTCACTCGCGCCAACGAGGCCCGCCGCGGCGACTTCATCGAAGAGGTGCGCAAGGAACACCACGCCATCTTCGCGGCAATCGGCACCGGCGACCCGGACGCGGCCCGCGCCGCCGCGCTGACCCACATGAAGCACGCGGCCTCCCGGCTCCAGGACGCGGACGAACGGTTCTGGACGGAGACCGAGGACCTGGCCGTGGACCTGGACGCCGCTCGCTGA
- a CDS encoding GTP-binding protein codes for MTYAPSRRLPVTVLSGFLGAGKTTLLNHVLGNREGLRVAVIVNDMSEVNIDAALVRGGEAALSRTEERLVEMTNGCICCTLRDDLLEEVDRLAREGRFDYLLIESSGISEPMPVAATFAFARDDGATLGELARLDTMVTVVDAANFLPELAGGDELVERGLDQYEDDERTVSDLLMDQIEFADVMVLNKLDLVDAASADRLRATLARLNPAARVVPAVRGRVPVGEVLGTGRFDLERAQQAPGWVRELNGDHVPETEEYGISSTVFRSGTPFHPGRLWTFVTEALDSGAYGQVLRSKGFFTLASRPRVTGLWSQAGSVARFEPSSARDTDSPYAQELVFIGTQLDAEPLRASLTGCLMQEGEALPASDPFPAWDTYGFDESCAHEQDPLTTVTGH; via the coding sequence ATGACCTACGCCCCCTCGCGGCGCCTTCCCGTCACCGTGCTGTCGGGATTCCTCGGTGCCGGAAAGACCACTCTGCTCAACCACGTCCTCGGTAATCGCGAGGGTCTGCGCGTCGCCGTCATCGTCAATGACATGAGCGAGGTCAACATCGACGCCGCCCTCGTGCGCGGCGGCGAGGCCGCTCTGTCCCGCACCGAGGAACGTCTGGTCGAGATGACCAACGGGTGCATCTGCTGCACCCTGCGCGACGACCTGCTGGAGGAAGTGGACCGACTGGCGCGCGAGGGGCGTTTCGACTACCTCCTCATCGAATCCTCCGGTATCTCCGAACCCATGCCGGTGGCGGCCACCTTCGCCTTCGCCCGCGACGACGGCGCCACCCTCGGCGAACTGGCCCGGCTGGACACGATGGTCACGGTCGTGGACGCCGCCAACTTCCTGCCCGAGCTGGCCGGAGGTGACGAACTGGTCGAACGGGGCCTGGACCAGTACGAGGACGACGAACGCACTGTCAGCGACCTGCTGATGGACCAGATCGAGTTCGCCGACGTCATGGTCCTCAACAAGCTCGATCTCGTCGACGCCGCGTCCGCCGACCGGCTGCGGGCCACCTTGGCACGGCTCAACCCCGCCGCCCGCGTGGTGCCGGCCGTACGGGGCCGTGTACCGGTCGGCGAGGTCCTGGGTACCGGCCGCTTCGACCTGGAGCGAGCGCAACAGGCCCCGGGGTGGGTCAGGGAACTCAACGGTGACCACGTTCCCGAGACGGAGGAGTACGGCATCTCCTCGACCGTCTTCCGCTCCGGAACACCCTTCCACCCCGGGCGGTTGTGGACGTTCGTGACGGAGGCATTGGACAGCGGCGCCTACGGGCAGGTTCTCAGGTCCAAAGGCTTCTTCACCCTCGCCAGCCGACCCCGTGTGACGGGACTGTGGTCGCAGGCCGGTTCGGTGGCGCGCTTCGAGCCTTCCTCCGCTCGTGACACCGACAGCCCTTACGCCCAGGAACTCGTCTTCATCGGAACCCAGCTGGACGCGGAGCCGCTGCGGGCGAGCCTGACCGGTTGCCTCATGCAGGAAGGCGAAGCCCTGCCCGCTTCCGACCCCTTCCCCGCCTGGGACACCTACGGTTTCGACGAGAGCTGCGCGCACGAGCAAGACCCCCTCACCACCGTGACGGGGCACTGA
- a CDS encoding TIGR03943 family putative permease subunit, translating into MKRPVQVLLLVLSGLGLLQASLFTDVFLRYVKPGMRPLLIASGVVLLALGLAEARAAYRSARTHEAHPTPHVAWLLFLPALSLLFHAPPALGAYTAARESPSVVEPQDARDEDFNPLPATSPLPITLRDFTNRVQQDRTRAIKGRTVLMTGFLTPAGEGDRWYLTRLLISCCAADVQSVKVRVYGVTAPKADTWVSVTGAWHPRGTLGTRSAEVALDVRTVKKVERPSNSYMDALPLA; encoded by the coding sequence GTGAAACGGCCCGTACAGGTGCTCCTGCTCGTCCTCAGCGGTCTCGGACTGCTGCAGGCATCCCTCTTCACCGACGTGTTCCTGCGGTATGTAAAGCCGGGCATGCGCCCGCTGCTGATCGCCTCCGGGGTCGTCCTGCTGGCGCTGGGGCTGGCGGAGGCCAGGGCGGCGTACCGCAGCGCACGAACCCACGAAGCGCACCCGACGCCCCACGTCGCCTGGCTGCTCTTCCTTCCCGCACTCAGCCTCCTCTTCCACGCCCCGCCGGCGCTCGGCGCCTACACGGCGGCCCGGGAATCGCCCAGTGTCGTCGAACCGCAGGACGCACGGGACGAGGACTTCAACCCGCTGCCCGCGACCTCGCCCCTCCCCATCACCCTTCGCGACTTCACAAACCGTGTGCAGCAGGACCGCACCCGGGCGATCAAGGGCAGGACCGTACTGATGACGGGCTTCCTGACGCCGGCCGGGGAGGGCGACCGCTGGTATCTGACCCGATTGTTGATCAGCTGCTGTGCCGCAGACGTCCAGTCGGTGAAGGTGCGCGTGTACGGGGTCACGGCGCCGAAAGCGGACACCTGGGTGTCGGTGACGGGCGCCTGGCACCCCCGCGGCACCCTGGGCACGAGGTCCGCCGAGGTCGCCCTGGATGTCCGTACCGTGAAGAAGGTGGAGCGCCCATCGAACAGCTACATGGACGCGCTTCCGCTTGCCTGA
- the denD gene encoding D-erythronate dehydrogenase — MRIVITGGFGFLGRRVAAALLERRAFRGAPVDRLVLADRFVPLEAPEAADPLVDIVQGDLADRIGEVFAEPVDVLIHLASAVSAECEADFDLGMGANLDTTRALLDAARAQSATGGPTVRVVFSSSVAVYGSDPTLPLPRVVSEATLPTPRSSYGTQKLLCEQLVAEYTRRGFLDGRVARLMTVSVRPGKPNAAASGFLSGIVREPLAGLPATCPVDPALRVALASPRRTVEGILRIAEAERGSGPGRIDGGLPVNLPALTVSVADILATLRRVAGDSVADLVTISPDPAVEAIVGSWPAEFDNARAAALGLEPDPSFESVVRDYIEAHPEAVVEPLAASSTGPAPID; from the coding sequence ATGAGGATCGTCATCACAGGTGGCTTCGGCTTCCTGGGCCGCCGGGTCGCCGCCGCGCTGCTGGAGCGCCGGGCGTTCCGCGGGGCGCCCGTCGACCGGCTCGTCCTCGCCGACCGGTTCGTCCCGCTGGAGGCGCCCGAAGCGGCCGACCCATTGGTCGACATCGTGCAGGGCGATCTGGCCGACCGGATCGGCGAGGTGTTCGCGGAGCCGGTGGACGTGCTGATCCATCTCGCCTCCGCGGTCTCGGCCGAGTGCGAGGCCGACTTCGACCTCGGGATGGGCGCCAACCTGGACACGACCAGGGCGCTGCTCGACGCCGCGCGGGCGCAGTCGGCCACCGGTGGGCCGACGGTACGCGTCGTGTTCTCCAGCAGCGTCGCGGTGTACGGCTCCGACCCGACGCTGCCGCTGCCGCGGGTGGTCAGCGAGGCGACGCTGCCGACCCCACGGTCGAGCTACGGGACGCAGAAGCTGCTCTGCGAGCAACTCGTCGCCGAGTACACGCGGCGCGGTTTCCTCGACGGGCGGGTGGCCCGGCTGATGACCGTGTCGGTGCGGCCGGGGAAGCCGAACGCGGCCGCCTCCGGCTTCCTGTCCGGGATCGTCCGCGAACCACTCGCGGGCCTGCCGGCGACCTGCCCGGTCGATCCCGCCCTGCGGGTGGCCCTGGCCTCGCCGCGGCGCACCGTCGAGGGCATCCTGCGCATCGCCGAGGCCGAGCGGGGCTCCGGTCCGGGCCGGATCGACGGCGGGCTGCCGGTGAACCTGCCTGCGCTCACGGTGTCCGTCGCCGACATACTGGCCACACTGCGGCGGGTCGCCGGGGACTCGGTCGCCGACCTGGTGACGATCTCACCCGACCCGGCGGTCGAGGCCATCGTGGGCTCATGGCCCGCCGAGTTCGACAACGCCCGCGCCGCCGCCCTCGGCCTGGAGCCCGACCCGAGCTTCGAGTCGGTGGTACGCGACTACATCGAGGCGCACCCGGAGGCGGTCGTCGAGCCGCTCGCGGCGAGTTCGACGGGGCCTGCGCCGATAGACTGA
- a CDS encoding MFS transporter, translating to MSLSATTDEATPDLARENAVFRKVVRRIVPFLILCYVFSYLDRVNVGFAKLQMSDDLGFSEAAYGLGAGLFFIGYFLFEVPSNLMLQRIGARTWIARIMITWGLVSASFMFVNSETTFYVLRFLLGAAEAGFYPGVILYCTYWFPSHRRARVIALFMSAIPVAGIFGNPLSGWIMDRFQGVNGWQGWQWMFLLEAIPALIIGVATLFYLDNGVRDAKWLSDEEKGIVSRAIAEDAAHQTVHGKVWDAFREPKVWLMCLIYFCFVMGQYALTFWMPTFVQSTGIEGSLAIGVLSAVPFLAALVAMNVFGRSADKLRERRWHLVIPSLMGAVGFSLAASWSGSTALSLAALSFAAAGVLTCAPLFWSLPTAFLGGTAAAAGLAVINSVGNLAGFVSPYMIGALKDATGSTELPMYVLALSLVVGAGAVLTTKKQIVNR from the coding sequence ATGTCCCTGTCTGCGACGACGGACGAGGCCACCCCCGACCTCGCCCGTGAGAACGCCGTCTTCCGCAAGGTCGTACGACGCATCGTCCCCTTCCTGATCCTCTGCTACGTCTTCTCGTACCTGGACCGCGTCAACGTCGGCTTCGCCAAGCTGCAGATGTCGGACGACCTCGGGTTCAGCGAGGCCGCGTACGGCCTGGGCGCCGGTCTGTTCTTCATCGGCTACTTCCTCTTCGAGGTGCCGTCGAACCTGATGCTGCAGCGCATCGGCGCCCGTACCTGGATCGCCCGGATCATGATCACCTGGGGCCTGGTCTCGGCGTCGTTCATGTTCGTCAACAGCGAGACCACGTTCTACGTGCTCCGGTTCCTCCTCGGTGCCGCGGAAGCCGGCTTCTACCCGGGCGTGATCCTCTACTGCACCTACTGGTTCCCCTCGCACCGGCGGGCCCGGGTGATCGCGCTGTTCATGTCCGCGATCCCGGTCGCCGGCATCTTCGGCAACCCTCTCTCCGGCTGGATCATGGACCGTTTCCAGGGCGTGAACGGCTGGCAGGGCTGGCAGTGGATGTTCCTGCTGGAGGCCATCCCGGCGCTGATCATCGGTGTGGCGACGCTGTTCTACCTCGACAACGGAGTGCGCGACGCGAAGTGGCTCAGCGACGAGGAGAAAGGCATCGTCTCGCGGGCGATCGCCGAGGACGCCGCGCACCAGACCGTGCACGGCAAGGTGTGGGACGCCTTCCGCGAGCCCAAGGTGTGGCTGATGTGCCTCATCTACTTCTGCTTCGTGATGGGCCAGTACGCCCTGACCTTCTGGATGCCCACCTTCGTCCAGTCCACCGGCATCGAGGGCAGCCTCGCGATCGGTGTGCTGAGCGCCGTGCCGTTCCTTGCCGCGCTCGTCGCGATGAACGTGTTCGGGCGGTCCGCGGACAAGCTCCGTGAGCGCCGCTGGCACCTGGTGATCCCGTCGCTGATGGGCGCCGTCGGCTTCTCGCTCGCGGCGAGCTGGTCCGGGTCGACCGCACTGTCCCTGGCCGCCCTGTCCTTCGCCGCGGCCGGTGTGCTGACCTGTGCCCCGCTGTTCTGGTCGTTGCCGACCGCGTTCCTGGGCGGCACCGCCGCGGCGGCCGGTCTCGCCGTCATCAACTCGGTGGGCAACCTGGCCGGCTTCGTCAGCCCGTACATGATCGGCGCCCTCAAGGACGCGACCGGTTCGACCGAGCTCCCGATGTACGTGCTGGCGCTCAGCCTCGTCGTCGGCGCGGGCGCTGTCCTCACCACGAAGAAGCAGATCGTCAACCGCTAG
- the ltnD gene encoding L-threonate dehydrogenase, with product MGMNDQQRPDRSARPRVGVVGLGAMGLGMARSLRGAGHEVGVHDLRPQVAADFARGGGTAYASPAALAAETDVLVGVVVNAAQVEAVLFGPEGAADRLRPGAVYVMCSTVDPGWSAELEGRLAEKGVLYLDAPISGGAVRAAAGELTMMTSGSPAAYALADPVLEAMSSTVYRLGERAGLGSKVKIVNQLLAGVHIAAAAEAMALGIKAGVPAEALYEVITHSAGNSWMFENRMAHVLAGDYTPLSAVDIFVKDLGLVLDAARPDRFPLPLASTAHQMFLQASASGLGGEDDSAVIKIFPGVDLPKPACLPDPTDLPKAEG from the coding sequence ATGGGCATGAACGACCAGCAGAGGCCAGACAGGTCGGCACGGCCGCGCGTGGGCGTGGTGGGGCTCGGGGCCATGGGTCTCGGTATGGCACGCAGCCTGCGCGGCGCGGGCCACGAGGTGGGGGTCCACGACCTCCGACCGCAGGTGGCCGCGGACTTCGCCCGGGGCGGCGGCACCGCGTACGCCTCCCCCGCCGCCCTCGCCGCCGAGACGGACGTCCTCGTCGGCGTCGTGGTCAACGCCGCGCAGGTCGAGGCCGTGCTGTTCGGCCCCGAAGGCGCCGCCGACCGACTCCGCCCGGGTGCCGTCTACGTGATGTGCTCAACGGTCGACCCCGGCTGGTCCGCGGAGCTGGAGGGGCGGCTGGCCGAGAAGGGCGTGCTGTACCTGGACGCCCCCATCTCCGGCGGCGCCGTCCGCGCGGCCGCCGGTGAGCTCACGATGATGACCTCCGGCTCCCCCGCCGCGTACGCACTCGCCGACCCGGTCCTGGAGGCCATGAGCAGCACGGTCTACCGGCTCGGCGAGCGGGCCGGGCTCGGCTCCAAGGTCAAGATCGTGAATCAGCTCCTCGCGGGCGTGCACATCGCGGCGGCGGCCGAGGCGATGGCCCTCGGCATCAAGGCCGGGGTCCCGGCCGAAGCCCTGTACGAGGTCATCACGCACAGCGCGGGCAACTCCTGGATGTTCGAGAACCGCATGGCGCATGTGCTCGCCGGGGATTACACACCGCTGTCCGCAGTCGACATCTTCGTCAAGGACCTCGGGCTGGTGCTCGACGCCGCGCGACCCGACAGGTTCCCGCTCCCCCTCGCCTCCACCGCGCACCAGATGTTCCTGCAGGCCTCGGCTTCCGGGCTCGGCGGCGAGGACGACAGCGCGGTGATCAAGATCTTCCCGGGCGTGGACCTGCCGAAGCCGGCCTGCCTCCCGGATCCGACGGACCTGCCCAAGGCGGAGGGCTGA
- a CDS encoding permease: MQETQVRAQEASAPTGQASPGWPRHWPLLLLGAAVLPGTALYLVGGSAETPVMQAWRTVALAVIVQAVPFLLLGTALSGAINAFVPASVFTRLLPKRPALAVPVAGAAGVVLPGCECASVPVANSLIGRGVTPAAAFAFLLSAPAVNPIVLTATAVAFPGRPEMVLARLLASLLAATAMGWLWLWLGKEEWLRPTVRHTGHQHGHSRWTEFRSGFQHDFLHAGGFLVLGALAAATFNVAVPPSALDTFADSAWLSVLFLAALAILLAVCSEADAFVAASLSGFSPVARLTFMVVGPMVDVKLIALQAGTFGRAFAVRFSAATTVVAIVCSALIGGMLL; the protein is encoded by the coding sequence ATGCAGGAGACTCAAGTTCGAGCTCAAGAGGCTTCGGCGCCTACCGGGCAGGCAAGTCCCGGCTGGCCGCGGCACTGGCCGCTCCTGCTACTGGGTGCCGCCGTGCTGCCCGGTACGGCGCTCTACCTCGTCGGGGGGTCGGCGGAGACGCCGGTGATGCAGGCCTGGCGGACGGTCGCGCTGGCCGTGATCGTGCAGGCGGTTCCATTCCTGCTGCTGGGCACGGCGCTGTCCGGGGCGATCAACGCGTTCGTGCCGGCATCAGTGTTCACCCGACTGCTGCCGAAGCGGCCGGCACTGGCGGTCCCGGTCGCCGGGGCCGCAGGGGTGGTTCTGCCGGGTTGTGAGTGCGCGTCGGTGCCGGTCGCGAACAGCCTGATCGGACGCGGGGTCACGCCCGCCGCCGCGTTCGCGTTCCTGCTGTCGGCGCCGGCCGTCAACCCGATCGTCCTGACCGCCACGGCCGTCGCCTTCCCCGGCCGACCCGAGATGGTGCTGGCGCGGCTGCTCGCCTCGCTCCTTGCGGCCACCGCGATGGGCTGGCTGTGGCTGTGGCTGGGCAAGGAGGAGTGGCTGCGGCCGACCGTACGGCACACCGGGCACCAACACGGACACAGCCGCTGGACGGAGTTCCGCAGCGGCTTCCAGCACGACTTCCTCCACGCCGGCGGCTTCCTGGTGCTGGGCGCGCTGGCCGCAGCCACCTTCAACGTCGCCGTGCCTCCTTCGGCCCTCGACACGTTCGCCGACTCGGCCTGGCTGTCGGTGCTCTTCCTGGCGGCACTGGCCATCCTGCTCGCGGTCTGCTCGGAGGCGGACGCGTTCGTGGCGGCCTCGCTGTCCGGTTTCTCGCCGGTCGCGCGGCTGACGTTCATGGTGGTCGGCCCGATGGTCGACGTAAAGCTGATCGCCCTGCAGGCTGGCACGTTCGGGCGGGCGTTCGCGGTCCGCTTCTCCGCCGCGACGACGGTGGTGGCCATCGTGTGCAGCGCGCTGATCGGAGGAATGCTGCTGTGA
- the otnI gene encoding 2-oxo-tetronate isomerase, with translation MPRFAANLSMMYTEHEFPDRFAAASADGFEAVEYLFPYAYEAAELRRLLDENGLRQVLFNAPPGAWDAGERGTAALPGREAETRSGIERALEYAAALGSPRVHVMAGLVGPDAVPAARDTYLANLTWAAEKAAAVGVDILIEPINGRDMPGYFLSRQAEAHAVVQSVGAPNLKVQLDLYHCQIVEGDLTTTLRRDLPTGRVGHLQIAGVPDRHEPDQGELAIDHLFAVIDELGFDGWIGCEYRPRAGTSEGLGWLKNNLHVRGFRGEETA, from the coding sequence ATGCCGAGGTTCGCCGCGAACCTGTCGATGATGTACACCGAGCACGAGTTCCCCGACCGTTTCGCCGCGGCCTCGGCGGACGGCTTCGAGGCCGTCGAGTACCTCTTCCCGTACGCCTACGAGGCCGCCGAACTGCGCCGCCTGCTCGACGAGAACGGCCTGCGCCAGGTCCTCTTCAACGCACCGCCCGGCGCCTGGGACGCCGGCGAGCGCGGCACCGCGGCGCTGCCCGGGCGCGAGGCCGAGACCCGCTCCGGGATCGAACGGGCCCTGGAGTACGCGGCGGCCCTCGGCAGCCCCCGGGTGCACGTGATGGCCGGACTGGTCGGGCCCGACGCCGTGCCCGCGGCCCGGGACACGTACCTGGCCAATCTCACCTGGGCCGCCGAGAAGGCCGCCGCGGTCGGCGTCGACATCCTGATCGAGCCGATCAACGGCCGTGACATGCCCGGCTACTTCCTGAGCCGGCAGGCCGAGGCGCACGCCGTGGTCCAGTCGGTGGGCGCGCCGAATCTCAAGGTGCAGCTCGACCTCTATCACTGCCAGATCGTCGAGGGTGACCTCACCACGACCCTGCGCCGGGACCTGCCGACCGGCCGGGTCGGCCATCTGCAGATCGCGGGCGTGCCCGACCGCCATGAGCCCGACCAGGGCGAACTCGCCATCGACCATCTGTTCGCCGTCATCGACGAGCTGGGCTTCGACGGCTGGATCGGCTGCGAGTACCGCCCCCGGGCCGGTACGAGCGAAGGGCTCGGCTGGTTGAAGAACAACCTGCACGTCCGAGGATTCCGAGGAGAAGAAACCGCATGA
- the rpmF gene encoding 50S ribosomal protein L32 has protein sequence MAVPKRKMSRSNTRHRRAQWKATTPQLVTLTVDGVPYRIPQRLAKAYERGLLRPEG, from the coding sequence ATGGCCGTACCCAAACGCAAGATGTCGCGCAGCAACACCCGGCACCGTCGCGCGCAATGGAAGGCCACGACGCCGCAGCTGGTGACGCTCACGGTGGACGGCGTGCCGTACCGCATCCCCCAGCGGCTGGCCAAGGCGTACGAGCGTGGCCTGCTCCGCCCCGAAGGCTGA
- the otnK gene encoding 3-oxo-tetronate kinase, translating into MGIRLGCLADDFTGATDLANNLVRAGMRVVQLIDVPEDRIDGQAIDADAVVIALKSRTTPASDAVDASLRALAWLRSAGAEQIYFKYCSTFDSTPAGNIGPVTEALMDALGADFTIATPAFPDNGRTVFKGHLFVGDVLLSDSGMRHHPLTPMTDSNLVSVLRAQTGRPVGLVDHTVVAGGGDAVRTRFDELRKEGVGVAIVDAVSNDDLVRLGEAVRDLPLVTAGSGLAIGLPANWGFEPSAAAAQLPSADGHAAVVSGSVSDATNGQVLEFLRTGRPAYSVGPLRIAAGEDVAGQALAFADAHLADGPVLVYSTEAPDAVRAVQGRLGAAEAGELVERTLARVARGLVDRGVRRLVVAGGETSGAVVQALGITRLRIGPQIAPGVPWCAATLPGGDTLHITLKSGNFGGPDFFTDALALLDGEAS; encoded by the coding sequence ATGGGAATCCGACTCGGCTGCCTCGCCGACGACTTCACCGGCGCCACCGACCTCGCGAACAACCTCGTGCGTGCGGGCATGCGCGTCGTCCAGCTGATCGACGTACCGGAGGACCGGATCGACGGCCAGGCCATCGACGCCGACGCCGTCGTCATCGCCCTCAAGTCGCGGACGACCCCCGCGTCCGACGCCGTCGACGCCTCACTCCGGGCCCTCGCCTGGCTGCGGTCCGCCGGCGCCGAGCAGATCTACTTCAAGTACTGCTCCACCTTCGACTCCACCCCCGCGGGCAACATCGGCCCGGTCACCGAGGCGCTGATGGACGCCCTGGGCGCGGACTTCACGATCGCCACTCCGGCGTTCCCCGACAACGGCCGCACTGTCTTCAAGGGCCATCTCTTCGTCGGTGACGTGCTGCTCAGCGACAGCGGGATGCGGCACCATCCGCTCACGCCGATGACCGATTCCAACCTCGTGTCCGTACTGCGGGCGCAGACCGGGCGGCCCGTCGGTCTCGTCGACCACACTGTCGTCGCGGGCGGCGGCGATGCCGTCCGGACCCGGTTCGACGAGTTGCGCAAGGAGGGTGTCGGGGTCGCGATCGTCGACGCCGTGTCCAACGACGACCTCGTGCGGCTGGGCGAGGCCGTACGGGACCTGCCGCTGGTGACAGCCGGTTCCGGACTCGCGATCGGGCTGCCCGCGAACTGGGGCTTCGAGCCGTCCGCCGCGGCCGCGCAACTGCCGTCGGCCGACGGGCATGCCGCCGTCGTCTCCGGCTCGGTGTCCGACGCCACGAACGGGCAGGTGCTGGAGTTCCTGCGCACCGGACGGCCCGCCTACAGCGTGGGCCCCCTGCGGATCGCGGCCGGTGAGGACGTGGCCGGGCAGGCGCTCGCCTTCGCCGATGCGCACCTCGCGGACGGGCCGGTCCTCGTCTACTCCACCGAGGCACCCGATGCGGTACGGGCCGTCCAGGGCCGGCTCGGTGCCGCCGAGGCCGGTGAGCTGGTGGAGCGGACACTGGCCCGCGTGGCGCGGGGCCTCGTGGACCGCGGGGTCCGCCGGCTCGTCGTCGCGGGCGGCGAGACCTCGGGCGCCGTCGTCCAGGCGCTCGGCATCACCCGGCTCCGTATCGGACCGCAGATCGCACCCGGGGTGCCGTGGTGCGCGGCGACGCTGCCCGGCGGCGACACCCTCCACATCACCCTCAAGTCCGGCAACTTCGGCGGCCCCGACTTCTTCACAGACGCGCTGGCCCTCCTGGACGGGGAGGCGTCGTGA
- a CDS encoding class II aldolase/adducin family protein — MTADLTTDTTPDTTVDAARREIVRVGTSLFARGYVHASAGNISARVGDSHLITPTDAALGFLDPDRLALVDASGEQVAGDRASKTLALHRRIYEADPTARFVIHTHSTHLVGLTLAGVWHQDDVLPPITPYYVMKVGHVPLVPYHRPGDPRVADLVTARIADRAADGTPIRAVLLERLGPVVWGPDPATALTVLEELEETARLWLMTDRRPEPLPRHAIDELRSTFRAAW, encoded by the coding sequence GTGACCGCCGACTTGACCACGGACACCACACCGGACACCACCGTGGACGCCGCGCGCCGCGAGATCGTCCGGGTCGGCACCAGCCTGTTCGCCCGGGGATACGTGCACGCCAGCGCCGGAAACATCAGCGCGCGGGTCGGCGACAGCCACCTGATCACGCCCACCGACGCCGCCCTCGGCTTCCTCGACCCCGACCGGCTCGCGCTGGTCGACGCCTCCGGTGAGCAGGTGGCGGGCGACCGCGCCAGCAAGACCCTCGCGCTGCACCGGCGCATCTACGAGGCCGACCCCACGGCCCGGTTCGTCATCCACACCCACTCCACGCACCTGGTCGGGCTCACCCTGGCCGGTGTGTGGCACCAGGACGACGTGCTCCCGCCCATCACGCCGTACTACGTGATGAAGGTGGGGCACGTTCCGCTCGTCCCCTACCACCGGCCCGGCGATCCGCGCGTGGCCGACCTGGTGACCGCCCGGATCGCCGACCGGGCGGCGGACGGCACCCCGATCAGGGCCGTGCTGCTGGAACGTCTGGGCCCCGTCGTCTGGGGTCCCGACCCGGCCACCGCCCTCACCGTCCTCGAGGAACTCGAGGAGACGGCCCGTCTCTGGCTGATGACCGATCGTCGCCCTGAGCCACTGCCCCGTCACGCGATCGACGAACTGAGGTCCACGTTCCGAGCAGCGTGGTGA